In a genomic window of Sphingomonas lutea:
- a CDS encoding alpha/beta fold hydrolase has translation MGRINITDGRAIGYVESGDGDATPVVFLHGVGSDKSVWRPQLDHFGKQRRALAFDYPGYGDSDPAPQGTTRDDYAEAILAAMTALGIERAHVCGLSLGGVVAIAMHHAAPGRISSLVLADTFAKHPGGQGIYQRSVAGSADMRALAEARVDVLIANPLVRDDVVETMARIDPAAYRIGAEAVWLANQADRAREIRVPTLITCGTEDKVTPPALSAQLMTLIPGARFPVIGRAGHLSNLEQPETFNALVANFIKSVEETA, from the coding sequence ATGGGGCGGATCAACATCACCGATGGTCGGGCAATCGGCTACGTCGAATCCGGCGACGGCGATGCGACGCCGGTCGTCTTCCTGCACGGCGTCGGGTCGGACAAATCGGTCTGGCGTCCGCAGCTCGACCATTTCGGCAAGCAGCGCCGCGCCCTCGCCTTCGATTATCCCGGTTACGGCGACAGCGATCCCGCGCCCCAGGGCACTACGCGTGACGATTATGCCGAGGCCATTCTGGCGGCGATGACTGCACTCGGCATCGAGCGCGCGCACGTTTGCGGACTGTCGCTCGGCGGCGTCGTGGCGATCGCCATGCACCATGCCGCGCCGGGGCGGATCTCCTCGCTGGTCCTCGCCGACACGTTCGCCAAGCACCCCGGCGGGCAGGGCATTTACCAGCGTTCGGTCGCGGGCAGCGCGGACATGCGCGCGCTCGCCGAGGCGCGCGTCGACGTGTTGATCGCCAATCCCTTAGTACGCGACGACGTCGTCGAGACGATGGCCCGCATCGACCCCGCCGCCTATCGCATCGGCGCGGAAGCTGTCTGGCTGGCCAACCAGGCCGACCGCGCGCGCGAAATCCGCGTACCGACGTTGATCACCTGTGGCACCGAGGACAAGGTAACGCCGCCAGCCCTCTCGGCGCAGCTAATGACCCTTATCCCGGGGGCCCGGTTCCCCGTAATCGGTCGCGCCGGACACCTTTCAAACCTCGAGCAGCCTGAAACCTTCAACGCCCTCGTCGCCAATTTCATCAAGAGCGTCGAGGAAACCGCGTGA